The Bacteroidia bacterium genomic sequence AGTCTAATTTACTTTGTTAGCAATAGCATTATCGTAAATTTCCTTGAATTCTTCTATAGAGCCAAAAGTGGTGTTATTGATTTGCAACAGGTTGCCTTTTGCAACACCTATAAAACCAAATGGAACTTGTGTTGATAACAACAATTTTTCAAACTCAGATTGTGCATTCGGATGAATACTAACAAGCACTCTGCTTTGCGCCTCGCCAAACAATAAAGAGTCTAAACGGTGTTCTTGGTTTATATTCACTTCAAATCCTATATTATTTTCAAACGATTTTTCCATTAAACCAATGAACAAACCTCCTTCTGACAAATCATGAGCGGATTGCAACAAACCTTGTCTAATGGATTTTTTTATCACTTCTTGCAAATTCCACTCTTCATCTAAATTGAAATAAGGAGCAGGAGAGTGGTTTACATTGAGATATTTTGCTAAATACTGAGAAGAATTAATGCAATTTACATTCTTACCTAAGAGATAAATCAAATCACCTTCATTCTTAAAAGACAATCCGGTGTGTAAAGAAGAGTCTTCAAGCAGTCCAATCATTCCGATAGAAGGGGTTGGGAAAACTGCTGTACCGTCAGAACTTTGATTGTAAAAACTAACATTTCCGCCTGTTACTGGGGTTTGGAACTTGAGACAAGCTGAACGCATACCATCAATTGCATGTTTAAATTGGTAATATACGCCTTTGTCATAAGGATTTCCAAAATTCAAACAGTTCGTAACCCCGGTAGGAACTCCTCCTGAACAAACAATATTTCTAGCAGCTTCTGCAACCGCAATTGCTGTACCGGTCTCAGGATTTGCATAAACGTAACGCGAATTGCAATCAACAGTCATTGCAATTGAGCGATTGGTGTTTTTGATTTTAACTATGGCTGCATCACTTGCTTTTCTTGTACTTTGATTTACTGTTCCAACCATGCTATCGTATTGTTGATAGACCCAACGTTTAGAAGCAATGTTAGGAGTTCCAGTCAAGAACTTAGCAACTTTGATAGCTGATGTAAAATCAATATCAGGGATTTGGTTTAACGAAAATTTTCTAATTTCAGCAAAATAAGCAGGTTCCGCCCATTCCCTGTGATATACAGGGGCACCGCCACCTAACACAAGGCTTTCTGCAGGCATTTCGGCATCTACTTCTCCTTGCATTAAATATCTAACATTTCCTGTGTTTGTTACCACACCTATATGGGCATATTCAACTTCCCATTTCTTAAATATTTCTTCTGCCAAATGTTCTTTT encodes the following:
- the purL gene encoding phosphoribosylformylglycinamidine synthase subunit PurL, with translation MEKLPTVETAISLGLTAEEFDKIKKILGRTPNFSELSVYSVMWSEHCSYKNSIVWLKTLPKEGPFMLAKAGEENAGLVDIGDGLACAFKIESHNHPSAIEPYQGAATGVGGINRDIFSMGARPIAQLNSLRFGNIDTKRTKWLVNGVVKGIGDYGNAFGIPTVGGEVYFDDCYETNILVNAMSVGIARVGKTISAVADGIGNPVYIFGSTTGKDGIHGAAFASKDIGENAADDLPSVQVGDPFFEKLILEASLELIETGAVVGMQDMGAAGIACSTSEMCAKSKTGMDIWLDKVPLRQANMKGWEMLLSESQERMLVVLKKGKEHLAEEIFKKWEVEYAHIGVVTNTGNVRYLMQGEVDAEMPAESLVLGGGAPVYHREWAEPAYFAEIRKFSLNQIPDIDFTSAIKVAKFLTGTPNIASKRWVYQQYDSMVGTVNQSTRKASDAAIVKIKNTNRSIAMTVDCNSRYVYANPETGTAIAVAEAARNIVCSGGVPTGVTNCLNFGNPYDKGVYYQFKHAIDGMRSACLKFQTPVTGGNVSFYNQSSDGTAVFPTPSIGMIGLLEDSSLHTGLSFKNEGDLIYLLGKNVNCINSSQYLAKYLNVNHSPAPYFNLDEEWNLQEVIKKSIRQGLLQSAHDLSEGGLFIGLMEKSFENNIGFEVNINQEHRLDSLLFGEAQSRVLVSIHPNAQSEFEKLLLSTQVPFGFIGVAKGNLLQINNTTFGSIEEFKEIYDNAIANKVN